CGTCCGTTCATGCGCCGCAGCCTGGGCTGACCCTCACGGCGAACCTCGGACGAGCGCTCCGGCGCGTGACAGGGAGTCGCGTTCCGCCGGTTCGATCCGGACGCCATGCGCCTCCCACTCCGCGCTGGCGTGCGTGAGATGGATCCCGAAGACCCTCAGCACGTAGACCGAGCCGAATATCTCGTAGCCCATCCGCGTGACCGAGTTGAGCGAGCTGAAGTTGTTGGACTCGACGTACGAAACGAGCCCCTTGTAACCCCTGGCCAGGTAATGCTGCAGGGCCATGGTCATGCCGATCGCATGCAGTCGCCGTCCGCGATGCCGGGGATGCGTGAACCCCCTGTACATGTAGATGTATCGGTCGCCGGGGTCCAGCACGAGGTCCGGCGGATCGATCCGGGTGGGCCTTCTGGAGTACCAGCCGTAGGCGGCCAGGGTTTCACCGGCGAGGAAGCCGAAGCATTCGTGTCGTTCCGAGAGGGCCTCCGCGAGGAAGCTCTCGGGCAAGCCGTTTTCCGGATCCCGGCCAAACGCCCGGAGCATTTTTTCGTCGAGGAACATCGGGCGGTAGGGCTCGGGACAGGTCACGTACGAGCGCTCGACGCGCTCGGCCGTCATCCCCTTGAGGATCTTCAACACCACGATCCTGTTGGCGGCCCTCAGGGCCAGGTCGTGCAGGGTGTGAGCGGGCCCGATCGTCGCGACGCTGTGGCGGATTTTTTCGACAGCGGTTCCCACGCTCATGACACGAGGTTATAGGTCGTTCATCCGGTTCCGGCAATCAGGGGAATCCATGCATCCTCGGCCGGAACAATCCCGAGACCTGTGGCAAACGTACGACTCCCCTCGGCGGCTGGTCCGGTTGCATGGACCAGCCGCGAGGGGAGCTTGATGTCCCGACAGAGTGCTAGCGGATTTCGTGCAGCTCGACTCTCCGGTTTTCCTGCCTGCCTTCCGGGGTGTCGTTGTTCGCGATGAATCGTGTCTGTCCGTAACCGTTGGCCACGAGGCGGGATGCGTCGATGCCCTCCGCGACGAAGTAGGCCATCACGGCTGCCGCCCTGCGCTGGGACAGCTCCATGTTGTGAATCGCGGTGCCGGGCTCGGAGGTGTGGCCCTGGATCTCGACCATGACGTCGGGCCAGTTCTTCAGGGACGCGGCGACCTGGTCGAGGGTGGTCCGCGACTCCGGTCTCAGCGTCGCCTTGTCGATGTCGAATTCGACCCCCGTCAAGATCAGCGGCTTGTTCTCGACGAACAGCATTTCCGAGGTCGGCCTGTAGATCGTGGCCGGCATATAGGTGTAGGTCGGGCTCGTCACGAAGGAAGTCGCGATGGCTGACTGCGGGGCGATGCGGTGCGACCACAGCTCGGCCGTCGTGTCGAAGTTGAGCAGGCCGGTCTGGCTCAGCGTGTGGGCAGCCTGGAAACGGCTGATCGCGCTGATGGTCGGCTGGTCCAGTTCACCCTTGTCGTAGCTGCCGGGCGCGAGGTACCGATTCTGCTCCAGAATGGCCTGAGCATCCTCGATCGTGGCTGCCGAGGACCACCTTGCGTCGCTGCGGGTGTCGAGGGACCCCGTGCCGGTTGCCAGAATCGATCCTGTGAGGGCGAGCGCGACGAGCATGGCCATGAAGAGCGTTGATGCCTTGAGTATTCGTGACATGTGTGTCACCTCCAGCTGCCACGCTAACAGAGGCATCCTTCGAGATCTGTGCAAGATTGCTCAGAGTCGCCGAATTTCAGTCGTGCAGGACGACATTCAGCAGCGAGCTGTGAACCTCCAGCCCGGCGCCGTAGTCGATGAGGCCCAGCTTGCGGAATTTGTTCATGAAGAAGCTGACTCTCGAGCGCGTGGTGCCGACGATCTTCGCCAGCGTCTCCTGGCTGATCTTCGGAATGACCGGCTCCGTCTTGCTTTCCTTCCCGAAGTTGGCCAGCAGGAGCAGAACCCGGGCCAGCCGCTTCTCGCTTGAGTTGAACAGCTGATCCACCAGGTCTTCCTCGAGCCGGATGTTCCGGGAGAGCAGGTAAGCGAGGAACAGCTCGGAAAAGATCGGCTCGTCGTGGAGCACACGGATCGTGCCCGCTTTCTCCAGCCGCACGATCGAGCACTCGGAAATGGTGGTGGAGGTCGCCATGCGCAGGCGCTGGCCCCCAAGGCATCCTTCTCCAAAGAAGTCGCCGGCGCCAAGGATGGCGATGACCGCCTCCTTGCCGTGCTCGGAGACGACCGTGAGCTTGACCCTGCCCTTCTGGATATGGAAGACGGCGTCCGCCGCGTCCCCCTGCGAGAACACCACCTGGTTCCTGTGGTAGGCGCTGATCGTCTTTCCGTCGCCGACCTTGGCCAGAAACACCTTGGGATCGAATGGCAGCGCTGCGCTCGGTTTCATCTGCGCCCTCCAACCGGCTGACCATTAGAACCGATCAGACTCGCCTGCGCAGTCAGGACCCTCCTGATCTTCGGCTCAGGGGCCTTCCGACCTGTCAGGGATTCTCACCACCTGATTCAGTTGCTGCCGGATAGAGCGCCTCCGCTTCTTATGGGAGGGTATCACGGTGATTTCGAACCTCCGCCACGCCCGGCGTTTCACCTGGACCGCGACTCTGCTTCTCGCGCTCCTCTCCACCGGTGCGCTGACGGGGTGCGCCGTGTTCAGGAAGCTCAACCTGGCCGAGATCCACCAGCCGTCGGCCGCCCGTCCGCAGCGCAACCCGGTCATCCTGATCCACGGGTTCCTCGGATCGAAGCTGCGAAACGCCCGTACGGACGAGGTGGTCTGGGGCGGCTACCTGAATTCCATCAGACGGGGCAGGACCGATGGCCTCGATCTGCCGATCGACAGCCCGGATCTCTCCCGGAACCGCGACGACCTTGTCCCCTTTGCCATCGTGGAAAGCGTCGTGGGCGTCAAGTTCTACGGCGCCATCCTGAATGCCCTGCGGGACGTCGGAGGATACCGGCAGGGGGACATCGACAACCCGGGTCCGCACGATACGCTGTTCGTCTACAACTATGACTGGCGCCGGGACATCGTCGAGTCGGCCGCCGGTCTCGGGCGGGCCATCGAACGCATCAAGGACCGGCTGCACGCCCCCGACATCCGCTTCGACATCGTGGCGCACAGCATGGGGGGCCTGGTGGCGCAGTACTACCTCGGATTCGGCACGACGGACGTGCTCGGCCGGGGCGGGCCCTACACGGCGATGGATGCAGGGGCGCCGAACATCGGCCGCATGATCCTGATCGGTACTCCGCTGCGGGGCACGATGGTGGCCTTCCG
This sequence is a window from Candidatus Polarisedimenticolia bacterium. Protein-coding genes within it:
- a CDS encoding GNAT family N-acetyltransferase; this encodes MSVGTAVEKIRHSVATIGPAHTLHDLALRAANRIVVLKILKGMTAERVERSYVTCPEPYRPMFLDEKMLRAFGRDPENGLPESFLAEALSERHECFGFLAGETLAAYGWYSRRPTRIDPPDLVLDPGDRYIYMYRGFTHPRHRGRRLHAIGMTMALQHYLARGYKGLVSYVESNNFSSLNSVTRMGYEIFGSVYVLRVFGIHLTHASAEWEAHGVRIEPAERDSLSRAGALVRGSP
- a CDS encoding OmpA family protein, coding for MAMLVALALTGSILATGTGSLDTRSDARWSSAATIEDAQAILEQNRYLAPGSYDKGELDQPTISAISRFQAAHTLSQTGLLNFDTTAELWSHRIAPQSAIATSFVTSPTYTYMPATIYRPTSEMLFVENKPLILTGVEFDIDKATLRPESRTTLDQVAASLKNWPDVMVEIQGHTSEPGTAIHNMELSQRRAAAVMAYFVAEGIDASRLVANGYGQTRFIANNDTPEGRQENRRVELHEIR
- a CDS encoding Crp/Fnr family transcriptional regulator, with product MKPSAALPFDPKVFLAKVGDGKTISAYHRNQVVFSQGDAADAVFHIQKGRVKLTVVSEHGKEAVIAILGAGDFFGEGCLGGQRLRMATSTTISECSIVRLEKAGTIRVLHDEPIFSELFLAYLLSRNIRLEEDLVDQLFNSSEKRLARVLLLLANFGKESKTEPVIPKISQETLAKIVGTTRSRVSFFMNKFRKLGLIDYGAGLEVHSSLLNVVLHD